The stretch of DNA CGATGAACTGAAGAACCTGCGGGACAAGACAGCAGATCTGAACGCTGTCCTTGAAGAGCGAGCCAAGCTGCAGAATCAGCTTAATGATCTTGATTCGCAGATCAAGGCAGGAGAAAACGCACCGGAAATCCTTAATCAGGCTGGCGAGATCAGCGAGAAGCTCGACGAGATCGATAGGAAGCTTCGTGGCATGGGTTATGACGGTGTAGAGAATGCGACGGCCCGCCTCAATGATATGAACAAGGCTATAAACGGTTCAGTCAGCGCGCTTTTCGAGGAACAAAAAGCCAGTGTGGCGACGCTGGCCACCAAAAAGCAGCGCGTCGAGTCAGCGGAAGCTGAAATAGCGACCATCCAGAAACTATCTGCTGCTCAAAAGCTTGATCAAGCCCAGAAGCAGGCGCTAATCAATGCGGTGAACGCCTTGAAGCGGGAGTATCCAGACTTGCTTGCAGTCCAAGAAGAGGATGGACGCATTCGTGTTCAGAACATCGGTACGATTCAGGATCAGATCAATGCGGATAAGACTATGACCAACAATGCGGCTACCAATGCTCGGGTTCGGATTGAGAACCTTGCCGCCGAAGCAAAGGCGCAGCGGGCATCCGTCGAGGCCCAAATTCAGAATTATAGCAAATTGCTCTCTGCCATGGCCGCTGTTTCCGGAGCGAGGGCGTCGACCTTTGCTGAGTCCGTAAAGCAGGGCGAGCAGCGAATGAATGGCGGTACACCAAACGTGATGGATATCGTAACGAGCACGGCAAAAGCCCAGGCAGCGGCGGAATTGAAGGCACTAACCGAGCAACAGGTGAAAATAGCGGACAAGCAGCGGGAGATTGAGAAGGCAGCGGCTTCCCTTTCCTCCGGCGATTTTTCCTTAGGGGCCAATACCAAAGGAGCGCCAATCGATCTGAGCGCTCCGGCTAAAGTTAAAACGTCCAAGCCTAAGACGGAGAAACCAGGAAAGTCAGCTGCCGAACTCGCCGCCGAAGCCCGCAAGGCGGCATACGAGGCTGATCTAAAGACGGTCCAGTTTCAGGCGGAATACTATGACCTGTCCGCCGAGAAGCAGATTCAGAAGTACGAGGCGCTCCGGAAGAAGCATGCTCAGTTTCTCAAGGAAAGCGTGGATGATGCGCGGACCCTCACACTTCAGATCAAGCGGCTGAACGAGGATTCTGTGAAGGATCGTTACGATTTCTCGGCCACTGTTATCGATCAGGAAATGAAGCGGATGGAGGACGCGGGAAAGTCAGAAAGGGAAATGGCGAACCAGCGGCTTTATATGTGGACTAATGTTCGGAAGAAGTATGCTGAAGACTCCGAACAATATAAGCAGGCTGACGAACAGGTGCGGCAGGCTCGGAAGGATTTGGCTCAAGCCACAATCGAAGAGGAGCGGAACACTTACGAGAAACGGTCAGACCTGATTGACAAGGAAGTTAGAAGACTTGAAGATTCTGGAGCAACCGAAGTCGAGATTGCAGAACTCAAGGTCAAGAAATGGACTGAACTTCGGGACAAGTACGCTGCTGATTCTGAGTATTATGCAAATGCCGACGAGGAACTTTATAAAGCCCGGAAGGAGCTTGTCGAGAAGCTGACAGACCTTGCCGACGACCTGGTTGACAAGGAAAAGGATGCGATCGAGAAAGCGAAGCAGGCTGACCTGGATGCGGTCGAGGACCGAAAGGACGCTTACGTCAACGCACAGGACGCGAAGATCAAGGCGATTGAGGACTTGATGGCAGCAGAAGAGCAGATGAATGCCGATGCTGATTACGAGTCGCAGCTCGCTGCAAAAAACGCCCGTATTGATCTCCTGGCCACCGCTGTCGGTCCAGAAGGCAAGAAGGAACGCGAGCAGCTGATCAAGGAACGAGATCAGATGGTGCTTGAGCACGGTCGTGATCTGCGAAAGCGTGAGCTTCAGTCGAAGAAGGATGCGCTGGAGGAAGAGAAGGACGCGCAATCCGCCGCCTTTGATGCGGAGAAGGATGCCAAAGAAGCGCAGTACGATTCCTTAAAGGAGGCATTCGATAATTATTCCGGCGATATCAAGACGATTGAATCCGGCATTGCAGCCTTCCGTGTTTCTTCCGCCGGAGGGGCAAATCAGCTAATCCTTTCGGACCTCGATACCTTTATAGTCGACTACAACGCCAAAATGGCGCAGATCGCTTCAAACAATGCCGAAGCGAAAAAAGCCGCCGACCTTGCGGAGTACAATGCGAACAAGGATGCCTACGATGCGGCAAAGGCGACGGGGAACAAGGCGGAAATGGCGCGGCTGTCTACGCAAAATCAGCAGATTCGTGATCTTTACGGGATCACGACCGATACCGGAAAACTTCCTTCCTTTGATGTTGGGGGAACTGTGCCCGGACCATGGGGCGCTCCAGTACCTATCCTTGCTCATGGCGGCGAGATCATTATCAATCCCGAACAGCAGCGGATGCTATTCCGGTTGCTGGACTCCACCCGCCCGGTAAGCCCGGCAGGCGCCGCCAAGTCAGAGACTGTCATTCACAACACCTTCGACATGTCAGTCAACGGTGTGACGCTGGAAGACCGGGCTGACACCGAAATCCTTTACTCGGAGCGGGAAAAGACGGCACGCCGACTGCAGACGATGGGGGTGAAGTAGATGGAGGACTTTGACGTCTCGATCAATGGACAGTGGCTCTCGGAAATCGGCGCACAGCTGGTAAGCCGGGATATACCGATGCTGCCGGAGACGGAGGAGAACGCCGTCAAGCTTGCTGGGCGGGATGGACAACTGAATTTCGGCAGCACTTATGGTGCTCGGCCTATAGGCTTGGGCCTTTTTGTCATGGGCGATGATTATGACGGTGTCGTCGGTAAGCTGGCCAGTATCATCAATATTCGGAGGGGCACGTTGGTCATTGTTTTCTCGGACCGGATGGACAAGCGTTATATGGCCGAATATCGGGGGTTCATCAGCTTCGACACCTCGACCGGGAACCGGCTGATTAACGTTCCACTGAAGATGGACGACCCATTCCCGGAGTCGCGGCAGACAACTGAGCTGCGGGAGTACGGCGAGGGGCTGGAATATGGTCAGGGATACTTCTATATCAGCGATTCCTACTTTACCATCACGGCGAGCGGGCAGACGGTCACTGTCAATAATGATGGCTCCGACGTTGCTTATCCGCTGATCCGGATAACCGGAGCATTCACGGACCTGTCGCTAAGCGACGGAGACCAAGCTTTCACCTTCTCCGGCTCAATCGGGGGAAATGATGTTCTGGAGATTGACTGTAATCCGTCGAAGTGCCGTGTCCGCCTGAACGGGCAGAACGCCTTTTCGCGGAGCAACGGGGTTTTCTTCGCGCTGGCTCCCGGGGAAACGACCTTCACCGTATCGGCAACAAGCCCAAGCTTCACACTGGAAATCATCTACCGCTATAAATATCTGTTCTGAAAGGAGGACCAGACATGATCTTTAATCGAAGAGTAATCACTAAGTTTCTGGACCTAGTAGATCTTCAGCGTCACAATGACAACTACGCCGAAATCGAAGCCGATCTGACCGATCACGAGGAGCGGATCACGGTCGCTAAGGATGATATCGACAACCATAAGGCTTCTACGACCGCGCATGCTGCTGAGCACATCACATATGCCGGACCGGTTGCTGGCGCCTCGGACATTAAGGGCGCGGTAGACAGCGTGCAGCAGCAGCTCAATACGGCAGTCATGGAGGGAGATAGTGGGCCAGCAGCGGCGCAAGCGGCGATCGATGCAACGGGCCACGATTACGGAAATCTTAAGGTGCGGCTGGACACGGAGCATACCGCCGTTAGTGCGCAGTTGGCGGAGATTGCGAAAAATACAACGGTTATCAATGTCGCAAAATTTGGGGCCGTCGGCGACTATGATCCGGATACAGGGACAGGAACGGATGATACGATTGCCATTCAAAACGCCGCTGATGCACTTTATGCTTCTGGTGGTGGAGTACTATATTATCCCGAAGAAGCTTACAAAACGACTGCACCCATTTTAATGAAGCTACCTGCTACAGATGGAGGTTATGATTTTCCTCCAATTGTTTTTCTTGGAAAGGGAAATCGGGGAAGCGCCATTATTAAAGTCGGAACCGCTCAATCGTACGGCTTGGATGCGACAGTTATCCTCATTAAAGGTTCGACCATGAATCTGGCAGATGCTTTTTCCGCCGCAGGATTCAAAAATATTAGGATCACGAATACCAGTACAGGCAATACCACCTATGCTGTATATGGAGATAACGGGTCAAGAGTAATTGCGGAATATTGCTCATTCGTTACTAGTAAAGATTTACCAACCGTTTCTACTCATGATAGGTACGCATTCTATATTAGGTCTATGTGGGCATGCAGTCTTCGAGACTGTACGTTCAGCGGTGATTATGGATTTTATATTGCGTCTAATAGTACCAGCACTTTACTTGAAAATTGCTTTGCGAGTACTGACAAAACCGCCTATCACATTGTCGGTGTGTATTCCACGATAATCAATACTTACGGTGATTTTTGCAATGGAACGATGTATCACTTTTCCTTCTGCTCAGTTCATTGTACCGCTATTGGCGGAGAGAGTCCCAACTGCGACACCATGATAAGGTTAAGTAATAGTCAGGTCACAATCGACAATGCTTACTTTTTTCAAAGTAATTTGGATGCAGGGACTGTGATCAATGCGAACGGCAGCACCTTGCGGATTAGGCAACTTAATATGATTATGGGCGCTACCTTAGCCGGGTATCTTTGGACAGCGGGTACGAACTCAAATATTATCGTCGAAGCATTATTAATGAATGGCCCGACGAAGTTTAAATACTCAGAAATTAGCACAATGAGCAGCGACAATATAAGTGTATTCGTGAGTCCGCTTGAAGCACCAATCACCAAAGGAACTACTGGGCTGTTGCCGTTTCGTTCAACCGGATACTGGGATTGGTATTTAAATACTCCAGCCATCCCCATTAACAATATCATCATGGGGCTAAAAGGACCGACGACTGCGGCTGATGGTTCTGATGTACAGTGGGATGGCGGCGCTAAGGTCAATAATTTCTACCTCAATTCTGACTTTGCTAATCGCCTTGTGCTTGGATGGGCAAGAATCGCCCAAACCAGTGGAACGTTGAGAGACGGCACAGTGGTCTATGCTCCACTTGCAATTTCTTGTACGACTGCGAATAGACCGACTAATCCGTATACTGGGATGATTATCCATGATCAAACACTGGATAAGCTGTGCTGGTGGAATGGCACAAATTGGCGGACGTTCAATACAACGGGTATTAATGCTTGATGCACAGTTCTAGAAAGGAGAAATCAAATGGCCTTACAAATGACAGTGACAACAGCGCACGGTATTACATTGGACGCTGCTTACCTTCGCATTGATGAGCAAAGCGGGGATAAAGGGAATGTGAATCTTCGAGTACACACATACACCACTTTGGAAAATTGCCAAGCTGGCTGCCCGTGGATCGAAGAGAAAATTTATAACTTCGTCCCTTCTGTAGCTGATGACGCACCGAACTTTATCAAACAAGGATATCAATATCTTAAAACATTGCCAGAGCATTCGCAGGCAGTGGACGCGTAAAGGGGGATATAATGTCATGGGTCATTGTAAACATGAAAAGGTGTATGCTATGTACGTACTCAACTGCAACCCACCTTTACACCCATGGATATGCAGCAAATGTGGCGAAAAAGGGAACGAAAGGTACTCTTTGTCGAAAAGACCTTATGACTATGAGCGCATAGTGAGTAAATTCAAGCCTTCACAATAAAGCTTGTCTAGTTGCCTCCGATTGTTCCATAATAAACCTTGTAAATTATTTACGGGGGATGAGTTATGTGGAAATTAAAACGGGGCTTTCAGAACATCTAATGTATTCTACTGTTAGAATTGAGTGTCTGCTTGGCGACGGAACCGGAAGTACAGGAACTGGATTCTTCTTTAGTTTTCTAGAGGATGGCAATATGCACGTACCTGCTATAGTGACTAATAAACATGTCGTTGCAGGAGCCATACAAGGCAGATTTCTCATGACGGTATCTGATTCGGAAGGAAATCCTAAAAATGAAGAGCACTTACCTCTTCAGTTTGATCAATTTCAAAGTATGTGGATATTTCACCCAGATCCTAATGTGGATCTGTGTATTATGCCAATTGCACCATTATTAAAACAAGCAGACGACATAGGAAAAAAATTATTCTTTTCCAGTCTTACAAAAGACCTTATTCCTACCACCGAACAGTTATCAGAATTGAGCGCGTGTGAAGACGTAACCATGGTCGGTTATCCTATTGGGATATGGGACCAGATAAACAATTTACCTCTCATTCGTAGAGGAATCACAGCAACACATCCGAAGTTTAATTACAATGGAAAAGAAGAGATTATGATCGATGCTGCATGTTATCCAGGGTCAAGTGGTTCGCCTGTTTTGGTTTTTAATGAAGGGTCTTTTCTTACAAAAAACGGATTAATGGCGGGAACCAGGGTGTTGTTTTTGGGTGTGATGTATGGAGGCCCACAATTTACGGCTACTGGAGAGATAGCAATGATGAATATCCCCACTTCTCCGAGACCAGTAGCGTTTTCTCACATACCTATGAATTTGGGCTTGGTAATCAAAGCTCACAAAATTTTGGATTTTGAGGAATTGTTATCAACTCAATATAAAGAACGTCTGTTTTTGTAGGGCCATATTGTTTACTAATTCTCCATTCTTACTTTCTTCCACTTAGTGTAAAATTGTTTAAAAGGGGTGATAAAAATGACACGATTAGTCGGAAGTGCTGGAGATGGCGAAAAAATTATCAAGGCGTGGAATAATTTTAGTTTCAAAAAGGACGAGACTAAAAGTAAAGAAGATTTTTACTTCTTTGACGTATCATTCAAAGGTCAAACTGGCTTCCTGAACTTCTATGTCAAAGATGGAGACGTCAGGGATGTTACAATTGATCTCGACTTCCAAAGACCATTAGGATCATACAATGATCCCACTCTGAGAAGCGTTGCTACAAAAATTTTCAATTCCTTGTAATTAGATTTTTAAAAACCACACTCATCCCGGGTGTGGTTTTTTCATGTCCTAGAAAGGGGGAACTGCTATGCAGTACCTCAAATCCTTCGACCGAAACCGCTCCCCGACCGGACTGCTGGTTTCCGTAACCGAAGTCCAGCGCCGCCGCCGGATCAACAGCGACTACGAGCTTTCCTTCATGGTCCCGATGACCAGCGACGACTACAAAGAGAAGATCATCCCTAAAGGCCACGTTCAAGACGAGCGTGGCCAATTTTATGTCGTCCAGAGCCGGGCGCGTGATCGGAGCAACAAGGCGCTAACAGCCCAAATCGTCTGCACACACATCATGTTCAAGATGATTGACTTCAAGATACCGTACGACCAGTATATTGACGAGGCGTACGGTATTCACATCAGCACGCTGCTGGACAAGATAAGCGCGGCTACGGGCGGCGTTTACACTTTTGTCACCCATGATACCTTCGACCTTCGGGACGTTAAGGATTGGGGCCGAACGACAGCGCTGGCCGCCCTGCAGGATACTGTTAACCTGTACGGCTGCGAGATTGAGCCGGATAACTTCGTCATTCACCTGTACAAGAAGATCGGCTCGGACAAGGGTTTCCAGTACCGGTTGGGGAAAAACATCATTAGTGACACCTTCAAAGACGACTCCAACTCTCTTGTCACCCGGATGTATTCACAGATGAAGGACGGTCGGACCTTCATTGGTCTTTCGACCGACAACCTGACAGTGGAGGAGCTCAGCCTGCTGCAGTCGGTGCCCGGCTCCATCCAAGACGGCAAAATCATGGTCAATTATCTGATTTCGCCCTATGCGCAGTATTGGACCAATGACGTCAACGCCTTTTACGACGGCGAGCTGATCGATCAGAATATCGAAGATCCAGTCGAGTTACTGAAGGCAACCCGCGAGGCGCTCCGGAAGAAGGAAATGCCGGAATTCGAGATCGGCGTCAGCGCCGCCGACATCCATAAGATCGACAACGAAGAGGAGCCGGCGGGCCTGGGCGACACCGTCTACGCCTACGATCCAGACATGGAGATGACCAACATTAGCTGCCGTGTCATGGAGTTGACTGAATATCCTTTCGCCCGGGACAAGCATTCACAGGCGACGCTGGCCAACTACATGCTGCGGGATGACACGCAGGTGCTGGCGGACCTGGAGCGGAGCAAGCAGGTTCTGAATGATCTTCTGTCCGGCGGGAGGGTGCGGGCGTCGGCGTTTGAGGAGTTTGCGAAGCAGGCGGTCATTGACATCAACAACAGCAAGAGCGAGATCATTTATGACAGCCGCGGTATCGTTCTGCAGGATGTAGACGACCACAATATTCAGGTGATCCAGACTTCCCGGGGGATCATCATCACGGAGGACGGTGGGGCTACGGCGAGGACAGCCATCACGGGCCGGGGGATTGCGGCGGAAGTCATCGCTGGCGTACTCGGCAGCTTCGTCAGCATGGAGATCGGCGAGGGAAACAACGTAACGAAGATCAACACAAACGGGATTTCTGCCGGGCATGCCGACTTCAACAGCGCTCCTTTTAGGCTGGACATGGCGGGGAACCTGCTCGCGAATAGCCTCACGGCAAATTACGCAAATATTCTCAGTTCCCATTTTCAAGACGGGGATATTGTAGGATCCTCGATCAATATCGGTAGCGGAAGGTTTACGGTCAGCTCCGCCGGATACGTCTATGCGGATGGGGGCTTTTATACCGGAGGTACAGTTACCGGAGCCATCATTCGGACGGCAGACCCCGGTGTTTATCCGCGCGTTGAAATCGACCCGTCAAGCATTGCGTTCGGCGTTTACTCAGACGAAAACAACGGAATCCTGATTCCGGCCTATGATGGTGGCATGAGCAGAATCAAATTTCTTGCAAACGGAAACGAGTCAGCAATCTACAATTCCCCCACTGCCGGATTTAACTTTGTCGCTTATGCCGATGCTCGCATTGTAGGTGCACATATATATTTATCATCATCCCAACAGGTGCACATTCCTTCATGGTCCAGCCTTTATTCTGAAGGTAGCTACTCGTCACTTCAAGAGGAATTAAATGCAATATGGGCAGCTATTGCCGGTAAAGCCTCAGCTAATCATACACATTCCGTCACTTTGCCAACCCATAACCATGGTAATGTTGCTAATCAAAACTGGGGCGGGACATTCCAAACGTCCGGTTCTCAGTAATATGAATCTTCATTTACGCCTTTCCGTATTAATGGTAAGATAAGGTAACATATAGGGAGGTAGAGGAATTTTGAAAAAATTTATTGCTGGACTTATATCAGGGTTGCTGCTGATGTCAGCGGCTTCTGTTTTCGGTGAGAATTCGGGAAGCACGGTTCCTGGAACAGTCGTTCCACTGGATTCAACAAAATATCCGCAAGTCGAGTATAGTAAGCCTGGCGTGGCATTAGCCGTATACTCCGGCAAAGATAGTGGATTGTTCATTCCGACTTACGATGCGGACCTCAGCAAAATTATACTAAAAGACAATGGCAAAGAGTCGGTGATTTTTAATTCACCGAAATCCGGCCTTGTCGTAGCAGGACACGATAAACTTACACTGTCCGGGGATACAATTAAGTTGGCCCCAACCGAGCAGGGAAAAGTTATTGTCCCGAACTGGTCCAGTGTATCTAATGGTAACAAATCACTACAGGCTGAATTGAACGATTTACAAAAGCAGATCACAGAATTGCAGAAGCAACTTGCAGACCTTCAAAAATAATGAAGAAGCCCATTCTCTATTTCATCGGCATTCTGCTGCTCATGGTCGCGTTCAGCCTGCTGATCTACCCTACCCCATATAGGTACTTGCAATATATGAATGGTGGTTCGTTCACTCAGATAAAGGTGAACAATTTCACTGGACATACGCAGCGGTATGTTCAAGAGACAGGATGGGTAGACGATTAAAGTTCAAAGTGAGTCCTCTTCGGAGGGCTCTTTTCTTTTTGAGGAAAGGAGGTGGTCCCTCTGGCAAAGGTATCAGGGATAAACGTTAGCATCGACCTTGCCAATCCAGTCAACGAGCTCGTAGATGTGATATCAATCGTCACCAACTCATTGCCCGGCCGGCAAGAAGAGATACTGGAGCAGCTCGACCTGAAGATCGGCGAGGCGATGGCGGAAATCCAGCGAGCGAAGGCAAAGGCGAAAGAGGGAAAGGCTGCAACTGAAGAATCGCAGGAAGGACCGGCACGCTCGGCATAGGGCGTGCTTTTGCTTTGCCTTAATATCAGAGAGAGAAGGGAGCGGGGGAATGGATAGCAACGACGTAACCAATCTGGAGAAACTGCTGCCGCTGGCAGACAAGTACGGCCTAGCCTATGTGGTCGCACTCATTTTGCTCATTATATTGATTTTCCTGCTACGTGCGATCGTCAGGGGTGACTTAGTACCGCGCGAGCTGCTGGACCGAGCGGAGGAGGACCGAGACCGGCTACAGGCCATCCTTGATAAAGAGCGGGCCGACTTTATGGCCCCGACGCTGGAAGTCCTCCAGCGCCTTAAAATCGACCATATCGCGGCCAGCAACGGAAATGACGAGGACAGGGGAGGATAACGTGATGATGAAATGGATCAATCGCCTATCGCCCCAGCACCGCAAGAGAGAAAAGGAGCTGGTGCAAGCATCCGGCCGGGTGACGATAACTATCGCCCGGTACAAAAATATGTCTCAGGAGATACAAGCCGAGATTGAAAGAAATAAGTTTGCTCGGTTTCTTGTTTATGACAAGGGGGATCATCATGCTCATTAATTACTTGCTTATCGTCCTTTACATCGTGGCCATCGGCTGCTCGCTGTACATTATTCACCGCCATAAAGCATATTTCCACGAACGATTCCGGAAGGGTACCATCAGCATTTTTATGCTGGCAATGCTGTTCTTCCTGGCTGCGTACACGTTCAAAATGGTTATCGTTTTGCTGTTCAGGGCAGCCGCTGTTTTTGGGTTCGGATCGCCCCGGCTGGCGGAGTGGCTGCTTTACGGCTGGACGCTGGCACAGATGGGTACGACTGCCGGTCTGATCGCGCTGGCCTGGCTGACGTTTACCGGAAAATACGATCAGTTCATGGTGCTGCGTCGAATGGATAAAAAGATCGAGGAGGACTACGACAATGCAAGCACGTAACAGCAAAAACGCGCAGGGCATCGACATTTCTCACCACAACGGTCCTGTAGATTGGGCCAAGGTCAAAGCGGACGGTATCTCGTTCGCCTTTCTCAAGGCGAGTGAGGGACAGACTTACAGGGACGACACGTTTGCTGTCCACGTCAAAGCCGCCCGCGCTGTCGGCGTTCTGGTCGGTGCTTACCACTTCGTCAGAGCGGTGAATGAGGCGGATGCCAAGGCGGAGGCGGCAAACTTTTTCGCGGCAATCGAGGCTGCCGGAGGCATGGATGTGCTTGACCTGCCGCCAGTCATGGACTACGAGAACAACCCAGGCGGCATCAGCAAAGCAAGGATCAATGCCATCGCCGCGGCATTTCTACTTGAGATCGAGCAAAAGACAGGTGTCCGCCCCATCGTCTACACCGGCAATTCCTTTGCCGCCAATTTCGCCGCGGCCATCGGGAAGTATCCGCTTTGGGTTGCCCGGTACAGCAAGGAGGCGCCGACTGAGGTCACTGCCTGGCCCCGTTGGGATTTCTGGCAGTACAGCGACGGGCAGAACGGGGGAGAGCGGAGCGGAGGCGGGCGCAAGGTAGCCGGCGTTAGCGGGTATGTTGATCTGAACGAGTATGCCGGTACGGTAGCGGAGCTGAAAGCGAGATTCACAAAAACCAAGGGGGCTGAGGTTAAGGTGGCAGAAGGAAAAGCAGAGCGGGATATCGACAAAGTAAGTGGCTGGGCGAAAGATGCTTGGGAAGAAATGCAGGAGAACGGTTATTTCGATGGCATACGGCCCGGCGCGCCGA from Paenibacillus sophorae encodes:
- a CDS encoding phage tail protein, with amino-acid sequence MQYLKSFDRNRSPTGLLVSVTEVQRRRRINSDYELSFMVPMTSDDYKEKIIPKGHVQDERGQFYVVQSRARDRSNKALTAQIVCTHIMFKMIDFKIPYDQYIDEAYGIHISTLLDKISAATGGVYTFVTHDTFDLRDVKDWGRTTALAALQDTVNLYGCEIEPDNFVIHLYKKIGSDKGFQYRLGKNIISDTFKDDSNSLVTRMYSQMKDGRTFIGLSTDNLTVEELSLLQSVPGSIQDGKIMVNYLISPYAQYWTNDVNAFYDGELIDQNIEDPVELLKATREALRKKEMPEFEIGVSAADIHKIDNEEEPAGLGDTVYAYDPDMEMTNISCRVMELTEYPFARDKHSQATLANYMLRDDTQVLADLERSKQVLNDLLSGGRVRASAFEEFAKQAVIDINNSKSEIIYDSRGIVLQDVDDHNIQVIQTSRGIIITEDGGATARTAITGRGIAAEVIAGVLGSFVSMEIGEGNNVTKINTNGISAGHADFNSAPFRLDMAGNLLANSLTANYANILSSHFQDGDIVGSSINIGSGRFTVSSAGYVYADGGFYTGGTVTGAIIRTADPGVYPRVEIDPSSIAFGVYSDENNGILIPAYDGGMSRIKFLANGNESAIYNSPTAGFNFVAYADARIVGAHIYLSSSQQVHIPSWSSLYSEGSYSSLQEELNAIWAAIAGKASANHTHSVTLPTHNHGNVANQNWGGTFQTSGSQ
- a CDS encoding glycoside hydrolase family 25 protein is translated as MQARNSKNAQGIDISHHNGPVDWAKVKADGISFAFLKASEGQTYRDDTFAVHVKAARAVGVLVGAYHFVRAVNEADAKAEAANFFAAIEAAGGMDVLDLPPVMDYENNPGGISKARINAIAAAFLLEIEQKTGVRPIVYTGNSFAANFAAAIGKYPLWVARYSKEAPTEVTAWPRWDFWQYSDGQNGGERSGGGRKVAGVSGYVDLNEYAGTVAELKARFTKTKGAEVKVAEGKAERDIDKVSGWAKDAWEEMQENGYFDGIRPGAPITREETSVVLNKLRGNFLKLIAGNVSDIEALKRRLTQIEKGE
- a CDS encoding S1 family peptidase, producing MEIKTGLSEHLMYSTVRIECLLGDGTGSTGTGFFFSFLEDGNMHVPAIVTNKHVVAGAIQGRFLMTVSDSEGNPKNEEHLPLQFDQFQSMWIFHPDPNVDLCIMPIAPLLKQADDIGKKLFFSSLTKDLIPTTEQLSELSACEDVTMVGYPIGIWDQINNLPLIRRGITATHPKFNYNGKEEIMIDAACYPGSSGSPVLVFNEGSFLTKNGLMAGTRVLFLGVMYGGPQFTATGEIAMMNIPTSPRPVAFSHIPMNLGLVIKAHKILDFEELLSTQYKERLFL
- a CDS encoding phage distal tail protein, with amino-acid sequence MEDFDVSINGQWLSEIGAQLVSRDIPMLPETEENAVKLAGRDGQLNFGSTYGARPIGLGLFVMGDDYDGVVGKLASIINIRRGTLVIVFSDRMDKRYMAEYRGFISFDTSTGNRLINVPLKMDDPFPESRQTTELREYGEGLEYGQGYFYISDSYFTITASGQTVTVNNDGSDVAYPLIRITGAFTDLSLSDGDQAFTFSGSIGGNDVLEIDCNPSKCRVRLNGQNAFSRSNGVFFALAPGETTFTVSATSPSFTLEIIYRYKYLF
- a CDS encoding phage tail tape measure protein, which produces MPVQIGELRARLTAEAQGMKQEIRSTKKDFADLGTQAKKTAADLKVLNDALSKAGLSAEQIKKVAEAMTKPEKGAKASAEAVKKLGEQGDKAAKSVSELREAVKKIGDGKSGIDVAGESMDHLSHSSEEAAKKVKDVDDKVKITGESVDKLGGHSHKAVGSFMDLNMALQDVGANSKQVELINAALRRSHPELLQQQLANVRTELQSLGIGSKEIDDIIDQMERLNKTTSATSAEIDALGVAYAALAVAIAAAIAKAVQTAMQFEQAIQNVRAIIEPTSQDFEELRKTAISLGADTKFSASQAADAMAELGQAGFKTKEIIAAMPGVLSLAATGNVDLATTADIASSILRGFGLQATETSRVVDVLAKSSIDTNANVTDLGMAMKYVAPVAAAMGLSVEEATAAVGELSNAGIKGEQAGTSLRAILLALASPSKEAAFYMDRLGVSIKDSAGNIVPLSNLIGQLTSVWGRLTQAQQADVATTLVGREAASGFIALIEAGTETLDGYTESLQDAGGTAERVAGTQMDTLKGSVDNMTSALESVGITVGDTFLPSVRQAVEGITALLTGFTELDPAAQKSIVTFTTVTPLVLGSVTAFYTLKKAIDAARISMAAMGMSIPVVGQIALVIGAVAAGAAYLAGEYADAKEATKNFEEAQKALNQTLNESPINRTVDELKNLRDKTADLNAVLEERAKLQNQLNDLDSQIKAGENAPEILNQAGEISEKLDEIDRKLRGMGYDGVENATARLNDMNKAINGSVSALFEEQKASVATLATKKQRVESAEAEIATIQKLSAAQKLDQAQKQALINAVNALKREYPDLLAVQEEDGRIRVQNIGTIQDQINADKTMTNNAATNARVRIENLAAEAKAQRASVEAQIQNYSKLLSAMAAVSGARASTFAESVKQGEQRMNGGTPNVMDIVTSTAKAQAAAELKALTEQQVKIADKQREIEKAAASLSSGDFSLGANTKGAPIDLSAPAKVKTSKPKTEKPGKSAAELAAEARKAAYEADLKTVQFQAEYYDLSAEKQIQKYEALRKKHAQFLKESVDDARTLTLQIKRLNEDSVKDRYDFSATVIDQEMKRMEDAGKSEREMANQRLYMWTNVRKKYAEDSEQYKQADEQVRQARKDLAQATIEEERNTYEKRSDLIDKEVRRLEDSGATEVEIAELKVKKWTELRDKYAADSEYYANADEELYKARKELVEKLTDLADDLVDKEKDAIEKAKQADLDAVEDRKDAYVNAQDAKIKAIEDLMAAEEQMNADADYESQLAAKNARIDLLATAVGPEGKKEREQLIKERDQMVLEHGRDLRKRELQSKKDALEEEKDAQSAAFDAEKDAKEAQYDSLKEAFDNYSGDIKTIESGIAAFRVSSAGGANQLILSDLDTFIVDYNAKMAQIASNNAEAKKAADLAEYNANKDAYDAAKATGNKAEMARLSTQNQQIRDLYGITTDTGKLPSFDVGGTVPGPWGAPVPILAHGGEIIINPEQQRMLFRLLDSTRPVSPAGAAKSETVIHNTFDMSVNGVTLEDRADTEILYSEREKTARRLQTMGVK